In one window of Nitrospira sp. SG-bin1 DNA:
- a CDS encoding xylose reductase, with translation MPLTTYNNVSIPSFMYGTAWKKEATTGLVLQAVDAGFTAIDTANQLVHYDEARVGEALLQLAKQGITRDKLFLQTKFTPLNGQDHRLPYDARASITTQVQQSFSSSLAHLHTDYLDSYVLHGPYSLRGLGAEDWEVWAAIESLYEAGRTKMIGISNVTADQLSLLCMKAKHKPMVVQNRCYAAFGWDKEVREICQSNRIIYQGFSLLTANRAIFAEPTIRTMAAKYQTGLAQIVFRFSQQIGMLPLTGTTNPQHMKEDLECERFTLSPDELAVIETIGQ, from the coding sequence ATGCCATTGACGACCTATAATAACGTCTCAATTCCCTCCTTCATGTACGGCACGGCCTGGAAGAAAGAGGCCACCACCGGGCTGGTGCTGCAGGCGGTCGATGCCGGGTTCACCGCGATCGATACGGCGAATCAACTCGTCCATTATGATGAAGCACGGGTCGGAGAGGCATTGCTGCAATTGGCCAAGCAAGGCATCACTCGTGACAAGCTGTTTCTGCAAACCAAGTTCACGCCACTCAACGGCCAGGATCATCGTCTTCCCTACGATGCCCGAGCAAGTATCACCACACAGGTACAACAATCTTTCTCCAGTTCACTCGCGCATCTTCACACGGACTATCTCGACTCGTACGTGCTGCACGGTCCCTATTCTCTGCGTGGCTTAGGGGCTGAGGATTGGGAGGTCTGGGCCGCGATCGAATCTCTCTATGAAGCGGGCAGGACGAAGATGATCGGGATCAGCAACGTCACGGCTGATCAACTGAGCTTGCTGTGCATGAAAGCCAAGCACAAGCCGATGGTGGTGCAGAACCGTTGCTATGCGGCTTTCGGGTGGGATAAAGAAGTGCGGGAGATTTGCCAATCAAACCGGATTATTTATCAAGGATTTTCGCTCCTCACCGCCAATCGAGCGATCTTCGCTGAACCAACCATCCGTACCATGGCGGCCAAGTATCAGACCGGGCTGGCCCAGATCGTGTTTCGCTTCTCACAGCAGATCGGCATGTTGCCCTTGACCGGCACGACGAACCCTCAACACATGAAAGAAGACCTCGAATGTGAACGGTTCACGCTCTCGCCGGATGAACTGGCGGTCATCGAGACCATCGGACAATAG
- a CDS encoding NAD(FAD)-utilizing dehydrogenase: MLSLLGMRLSMGLVVIIGGGPAGLMAAEASVAGGADVEIYDSMPSVGRKFLLAGKGGLNLTHSEPMESFLPRYGPRRTELEPVIRSFPPAALRAWAHELGVDTFVGTSGRIFPTDLKAAPLLRAWLRRLRQAGVQFHVRHRWRGWDQEGKLLFTSPQGPRNVHADAVVLALGGGSWPHLGSDAAWVHILAEHKIPIAPLKPANCGFDVRWGEHFRTKFAGHPVKTVRITVKTIDGTLVQHRGEFVVTATGVEGGVIYAVSSHLRDCIERTGSATLRLDLAPDRSLQRLLQDLSRPRGKRSVATHLQRHAGIAGVKAGLLREAVPNEVLADPARLAEAIKALPIVLESARPLDEAISSAGGLLFEALDGNLMLRSLPGVFCAGEMLDWEAPTGGYLLTGCLATGRLAGRAAAAWAQGAAW, from the coding sequence ATGCTGTCACTCCTGGGCATGAGGCTGTCGATGGGTTTAGTGGTCATTATCGGCGGTGGCCCCGCCGGGCTCATGGCGGCAGAAGCCTCAGTGGCCGGAGGCGCCGACGTGGAGATCTATGATTCCATGCCATCGGTCGGTAGAAAATTCCTGCTGGCGGGGAAAGGAGGTTTGAACCTTACCCATTCAGAACCCATGGAGTCCTTTCTTCCGAGGTATGGCCCTCGCCGAACCGAACTCGAACCGGTGATCAGATCATTTCCACCCGCCGCTCTGCGAGCGTGGGCCCATGAGCTGGGTGTGGACACGTTTGTCGGGACGTCCGGTCGGATCTTTCCCACCGATCTGAAAGCCGCCCCGCTTTTGCGCGCATGGTTGCGTCGTTTACGACAAGCCGGTGTACAGTTCCATGTCAGACATCGATGGCGCGGGTGGGATCAAGAAGGGAAGCTTCTGTTCACCAGTCCGCAAGGGCCGCGGAACGTCCATGCCGACGCGGTGGTGTTGGCGTTGGGAGGTGGCAGCTGGCCGCACCTCGGCTCCGATGCTGCGTGGGTTCACATTCTTGCAGAACACAAGATCCCGATCGCTCCGCTCAAGCCGGCCAACTGTGGATTCGACGTCCGGTGGGGCGAGCACTTTCGCACGAAGTTCGCCGGACATCCGGTGAAGACGGTTCGAATCACCGTCAAGACCATCGACGGTACCCTGGTTCAACATAGGGGAGAGTTCGTCGTTACCGCGACTGGCGTTGAGGGTGGTGTCATCTACGCCGTATCAAGTCATCTCCGAGATTGTATTGAAAGGACTGGATCCGCAACCTTGCGGCTTGATCTCGCTCCGGATCGTTCACTGCAGCGACTGTTACAAGATCTTTCTCGGCCACGGGGTAAACGCTCAGTCGCGACGCATCTTCAACGGCATGCCGGAATCGCAGGCGTGAAGGCAGGTCTTCTGCGCGAAGCGGTACCGAACGAAGTATTGGCCGATCCTGCACGTTTGGCTGAGGCGATCAAAGCTCTGCCGATTGTTCTCGAGAGTGCTCGTCCGTTGGACGAAGCGATCAGTTCGGCCGGTGGCCTCTTGTTTGAGGCGCTGGATGGCAACTTGATGCTGCGATCATTGCCGGGAGTATTTTGCGCGGGAGAAATGTTGGACTGGGAAGCGCCGACGGGAGGCTATCTGCTCACGGGTTGTCTGGCGACCGGACGTCTCGCCGGACGTGCGGCCGCCGCATGGGCCCAAGGAGCAGCCTGGTAA
- a CDS encoding acetyl-CoA carboxylase carboxyltransferase subunit alpha — MRDYLEFEKPIREIEEKIEKLSATASSGKSSVQNDIRKLRTKLAQTEHELYKNLTPWQRTQVARHPQRPSTLDYINELTRDFLELHGDRVFGDDRAIVGGFARFNDRPVMIIGHQKGKTLKERMQRNFGMPNPEGYRKALRLMKMAEKFHRPILTFIDTPGAYPGIGAEERGQAEAIARNLFVMSRLTVPIISVVIGEGGSGGALALGVADRVLMLEHSIYSVISPEGCAAILWDSPEKVPDAASALKMTAGDLLELGVIDTIVPEPLGGAHREPRAMYDLVGKALTNQLFDLIDLPVEQLITQRDQKYRKMGAVSGLLPVHA; from the coding sequence ATGCGCGATTACCTCGAATTCGAAAAGCCGATCCGAGAGATCGAAGAGAAGATCGAGAAACTTTCCGCGACGGCCTCCAGCGGCAAATCCTCTGTCCAAAACGACATCCGCAAGCTTCGAACGAAGCTCGCTCAAACCGAACACGAACTCTACAAAAATCTGACCCCCTGGCAACGAACGCAGGTGGCCCGCCACCCTCAACGGCCCAGCACCCTGGACTATATCAATGAGCTGACCCGAGACTTTCTCGAGCTCCATGGCGACCGGGTGTTTGGAGACGATCGGGCCATCGTGGGTGGGTTCGCCCGATTCAACGACCGCCCCGTGATGATCATCGGTCATCAGAAGGGCAAAACGCTCAAGGAGCGGATGCAGCGGAACTTCGGTATGCCTAATCCGGAAGGGTATCGCAAGGCCCTGCGCCTCATGAAGATGGCCGAAAAATTCCACCGTCCGATCCTGACCTTTATCGATACCCCCGGCGCCTATCCTGGTATCGGCGCCGAGGAACGCGGGCAAGCGGAAGCCATCGCCCGCAATCTGTTCGTCATGTCACGATTAACCGTCCCGATTATTTCAGTGGTCATCGGTGAAGGGGGAAGCGGAGGCGCCTTGGCCCTCGGCGTCGCGGATCGTGTCCTGATGTTGGAACATTCGATCTATTCGGTCATTTCACCGGAGGGCTGTGCCGCCATTCTGTGGGACAGTCCGGAAAAGGTTCCGGATGCCGCTTCCGCATTGAAAATGACCGCCGGTGATCTGCTTGAATTGGGCGTGATCGACACGATCGTTCCCGAACCGCTGGGCGGCGCCCATCGCGAGCCGAGAGCCATGTACGATTTGGTCGGGAAGGCACTGACCAATCAGTTGTTCGATCTGATTGATTTACCCGTCGAACAACTCATCACGCAACGGGATCAGAAATATCGAAAGATGGGGGCCGTCAGCGGTCTTCTTCCCGTTCACGCCTGA
- the dnaE gene encoding DNA polymerase III subunit alpha (catalyzes DNA-template-directed extension of the 3'-end of a DNA strand by one nucleotide at a time. Proposed to be responsible for the synthesis of the lagging strand. In the low GC gram positive bacteria this enzyme is less processive and more error prone than its counterpart in other bacteria.), which produces MASSFVHLHLHTQFSLLDGANQIEPLVHQIKSFNQPAVAMTDHGNMFGAIEFYRKANEVGIKPIIGCEAYMALGSRHAKKDSGLAHNDYYHLILLARNLTGYQNLIKLVSKGYLEGFYYKPRIDKELLKLHHDGIIALSGCLSGEIPYLIGQNDMEGALAVAGEFQEIFGKDHFYLEVQANGLDHQRIANAGLIEIHKKLGIPLAGTNDCHYLKKEDARPHELMLCLQTGKTLSDPSRMKFDTDQLYVKSTEEIAPAFAEFPGAVTNTCRIADHCSLDLPLNKTHLPQYRIPDGFTDRESYLEHLALTGLKERLTERPGRVASAVYDQRLREELMVICSMGFAGYFLIVWDIIRFARSKGIPVGPGRGSAAGSLVAYALRITDLDPLVYTLLFERFLNPERVSLPDIDMDFCMDRRGEVINYVVEKYGSDHVAQIITFGTLGAKAAIRDVGRVLELSYADADKVAKLVPNQLNITLQQALDTEPRLRELVETDPKVKELMTNAQSLEGLARHASTHAAGVVISEGPLTDHVPLYKGANDEIVTQYSMGDVEKIGLVKFDFLGLKTLTMIRRAETLINDTHRDSPPLAIDRVPFDDPATFALLSSGKTTGLFQLESSGMRDLLTGLKPDRFEDIIAIIALYRPGPMDLIPDFIKRKQGKVPITYDLPELEPILKDTYGVIVYQEQVMAIANKMAGFSLGQADILRRAMGKKKPEEMEKLRVKFLDGAKHKHIPEKKAEKLYELIQKFAGYGFNKSHAAAYAVLCYQTAYLKEHYPTEFMAALMTTDMGNQDKLVGYFTECRDLGIKVLGPDVNASQTHFAVADGAIRFGLAAIKNVGEGAVESVLAIRSQAGPFRSFFDFCRRVDLHKVNKRMLEGLIKTGAFDSTGAKRAQLLAVLDQAVDEGAAAQREREQGQISIFGVELNGHSTATALPAPPLPTIAEWDQAQRLKYERELTGFYISAHPLARYEATLSALSTTTAAGLKDCADGGEVKICGIIAAIKSMLTKKGDRMAYLTVEDLQGTTEVIVFPDLFRTAGELIAPERIVRITGTIDRGDKGTKIRGSKIEPLADVQVQAIKRIRIRLSDGPEVRERLPRLLDVFRRHPGGTTISMSFRTEDTLEAETAPLPHLTICPSDHFVSDVEEVLGKGALSLLS; this is translated from the coding sequence GTGGCTTCCTCTTTCGTTCATCTGCATCTCCATACCCAGTTCAGCCTTCTCGACGGCGCGAATCAAATCGAGCCGCTGGTTCATCAGATTAAATCCTTCAACCAGCCGGCCGTGGCGATGACCGACCATGGCAACATGTTCGGCGCGATCGAATTTTATCGCAAGGCGAACGAGGTGGGTATCAAGCCCATCATCGGTTGTGAAGCCTATATGGCGCTCGGCAGTCGCCATGCGAAGAAGGACAGCGGGCTTGCGCACAACGATTACTACCATTTGATCCTCCTCGCCAGAAACCTCACCGGTTATCAAAATCTTATCAAGCTCGTCAGTAAAGGATATCTTGAAGGCTTCTACTATAAACCTCGTATAGACAAGGAGCTGTTGAAATTGCATCACGACGGCATCATCGCTCTCTCCGGCTGCCTGAGCGGTGAGATTCCCTATCTGATCGGCCAGAACGACATGGAGGGCGCCCTGGCGGTGGCGGGCGAATTTCAAGAAATCTTTGGGAAGGATCACTTTTATCTCGAGGTGCAGGCAAACGGGCTCGACCATCAGCGGATCGCCAATGCCGGACTGATCGAGATCCATAAAAAGCTCGGAATTCCCCTGGCCGGCACCAATGATTGCCACTACCTGAAGAAAGAGGATGCGCGGCCCCATGAATTGATGCTGTGTCTCCAGACGGGAAAGACGCTCAGCGACCCGAGCCGGATGAAGTTCGATACGGATCAGTTGTACGTCAAATCCACGGAGGAAATCGCTCCGGCATTTGCGGAGTTCCCAGGCGCCGTGACGAATACCTGTCGCATCGCCGATCATTGCTCGCTCGATCTCCCGCTGAACAAGACGCATCTCCCTCAATATCGCATCCCGGACGGGTTTACGGATCGCGAGTCCTATCTGGAACATCTCGCGCTCACCGGATTGAAGGAACGGCTGACGGAGCGGCCCGGCCGGGTGGCTTCCGCTGTCTACGATCAGCGCCTTCGAGAAGAGCTGATGGTCATCTGCTCGATGGGATTCGCCGGGTACTTTCTCATTGTCTGGGACATCATTCGGTTCGCACGGTCCAAGGGGATTCCGGTCGGTCCAGGGCGAGGGTCTGCCGCCGGGAGTCTCGTGGCTTACGCCTTGCGCATCACCGATCTTGATCCGCTGGTCTATACCCTTTTGTTCGAGCGTTTCTTGAACCCGGAACGCGTCTCCCTGCCCGATATCGATATGGATTTCTGCATGGATCGCCGTGGGGAAGTGATCAACTATGTGGTGGAGAAATACGGCAGCGATCATGTGGCTCAAATCATTACGTTCGGGACACTCGGGGCGAAGGCCGCGATCCGCGATGTGGGGCGTGTGTTGGAACTGTCGTATGCCGATGCGGATAAAGTGGCGAAGCTCGTTCCCAATCAATTGAACATCACGCTGCAGCAAGCGTTGGACACCGAGCCTCGTCTGCGTGAGCTGGTGGAGACGGATCCCAAGGTCAAGGAGCTCATGACCAATGCGCAATCGCTCGAAGGTCTGGCCCGTCATGCCTCCACCCATGCGGCCGGCGTCGTCATCTCCGAGGGACCGCTCACCGACCACGTGCCGCTCTATAAGGGCGCCAACGACGAAATCGTGACCCAGTACTCGATGGGAGACGTCGAAAAGATCGGTCTGGTCAAATTCGACTTCCTCGGGCTCAAGACCCTCACGATGATCCGGCGCGCCGAGACCCTCATCAACGACACGCATCGCGACTCCCCTCCCTTGGCGATCGATCGGGTCCCCTTTGATGATCCGGCGACCTTTGCCCTGTTGAGCTCGGGGAAAACGACGGGACTGTTCCAGCTGGAAAGTTCCGGCATGCGGGATCTCCTCACGGGCCTCAAGCCCGACCGGTTCGAGGACATCATCGCCATTATCGCGCTCTATCGCCCGGGACCGATGGATCTCATCCCGGATTTCATCAAGCGAAAACAGGGGAAGGTGCCGATCACCTATGACCTTCCGGAATTGGAACCGATCCTGAAGGACACCTATGGCGTGATCGTTTACCAGGAACAAGTGATGGCGATCGCCAATAAGATGGCCGGCTTCTCATTGGGCCAAGCCGATATTCTTCGCCGGGCGATGGGGAAAAAGAAGCCGGAAGAGATGGAGAAGTTGCGCGTCAAGTTCCTCGATGGCGCGAAGCACAAGCACATTCCTGAGAAAAAAGCGGAAAAGCTCTACGAACTGATCCAAAAGTTCGCCGGGTATGGGTTCAACAAGTCGCATGCGGCCGCTTATGCCGTGTTGTGCTATCAAACCGCCTATCTGAAAGAGCACTATCCGACGGAATTCATGGCGGCGCTCATGACGACCGACATGGGCAATCAGGACAAGCTGGTCGGGTATTTCACCGAATGTCGGGATCTGGGTATTAAAGTTCTGGGGCCTGACGTGAACGCCAGCCAAACGCATTTCGCCGTGGCCGACGGGGCCATTCGGTTCGGCTTGGCGGCCATCAAAAACGTCGGGGAAGGCGCCGTCGAATCGGTCTTGGCGATCCGCTCCCAAGCCGGTCCCTTCCGCTCGTTCTTCGACTTCTGCCGGAGGGTCGATCTTCACAAGGTGAATAAACGGATGTTGGAAGGTTTGATTAAAACCGGCGCGTTCGATTCGACCGGCGCCAAACGGGCCCAATTGCTGGCCGTGCTCGATCAAGCGGTGGACGAAGGCGCAGCGGCTCAACGCGAGCGTGAGCAGGGACAAATCAGTATCTTCGGTGTGGAACTGAACGGGCACAGCACCGCAACCGCCTTGCCCGCGCCTCCCCTGCCCACGATTGCGGAGTGGGACCAAGCGCAACGATTGAAATACGAGCGGGAGCTGACGGGGTTCTATATTTCCGCCCATCCCCTTGCCCGCTACGAGGCGACGCTGAGTGCCTTGTCAACCACGACGGCGGCGGGATTGAAAGATTGCGCGGACGGCGGCGAAGTGAAGATCTGCGGCATCATCGCCGCGATCAAATCGATGTTGACCAAGAAGGGCGATCGGATGGCGTACCTCACGGTGGAAGACCTGCAAGGGACCACCGAGGTGATCGTGTTTCCCGATTTATTCAGGACCGCGGGTGAGCTGATCGCACCCGAGCGGATCGTCCGCATCACCGGCACGATCGATCGTGGAGACAAGGGCACAAAAATCCGCGGGAGCAAGATCGAACCGCTGGCCGACGTCCAGGTGCAGGCCATCAAACGCATCCGCATCCGATTGAGCGATGGTCCCGAGGTTCGCGAGCGATTGCCTCGTCTGTTGGACGTCTTTCGGCGGCATCCGGGCGGTACCACGATCTCGATGTCGTTTCGAACCGAAGACACCTTGGAAGCGGAGACGGCGCCCCTCCCGCATCTCACGATCTGTCCCAGCGACCATTTTGTGTCGGATGTTGAGGAAGTGCTAGGCAAAGGGGCTCTCTCTTTGCTATCTTAG